From the Danio aesculapii chromosome 9, fDanAes4.1, whole genome shotgun sequence genome, one window contains:
- the atf2 gene encoding cyclic AMP-dependent transcription factor ATF-2 has translation MSDDKPFLCTAPGCGQRFTNEDHLAVHKHKHEMTLRFGPARSDSVIIADQTPTPTRFLKNCEEVGLFNELTSPFEHDFKKATEEDIKKLPLDLSPLATPVVRNKVEQQTPMESHRDSPLPHPESTTVDDKEVSLQPSSLPPSTIVRPPSLQVPNVLLANSEAGVVIQQALPSPTSSSVITQVPSSSRPIVPVSGTFPVLLQLPNGQTMPVAIPATIASSSVHIPTAIPLVRPVTVVPSVPGIPGPASPQPVQSEAKMKLKAALSQQIPQVTNGDAVDIQSSSASETPPPAPPPPEEPRPKSLQQPATSTTETPVSPAPPAQHTPSTGGRRRRTTSEDPDEKRRKFLERNRAAASRCRQKRKVWVQSLEKKAEDLGSVNGQLQNEVTLLRNEVAQLKQLLLAHKDCPVTLMQKKSGYQPLDKEDSCGEMSVSSSPQNEAIQHSSISTSNGVSSSTAASVLTASSPAAGAAADPSTEDEDEDEHGQPSGS, from the exons ATGAGTGATGACAAACCGTTCCTCTGCACTGCTCCTGGCTGCGGACAG CGATTCACAAATGAAGACCACCTGGCGGTGCATAAACACAAGCATGAGATGACCCTGAGGTTCGGTCCGGCGCGCAGCGACAGCGTCATCATCGCTG ACCAGACGCCGACTCCGACCCGCTTCCTGAAGAACTGCGAAGAGGTGGGCCTGTTTAACGAGCTCACCAGCCCGTTTGAGCATGACTTTAAAAAGGCCACGGAGGAGGACATTAAAAAG TTGCCGCTGGACTTGTCTCCTCTTGCAACTCCAGTCGTTCGAAACAAAGTAGAGCAGCAAACTCCCATGGAGTCGCACAGAGACAGTCCTCTTCCCCACCCAGAGTCGACCACCGTTGATGACAAG GAGGTTTCTTTGCAGCCGTCCTCTCTGCCTCCGTCCACTATAGTCCGCCCTCCATCCCTTCAAGTTCCCAATGTGCTTCTGGCCAACTCTGAGGCTGGTGTTGTTATTCAGCAAGCTCTCCCGTCACCAACATCTAGCTCTGTTATAACCCAGGTCCCGTCCTCTAGTAGACCCATAGT TCCGGTGTCTGGCACCTTTCCGGTTCTGCTTCAGCTGCCGAACGGTCAGACCATGCCAGTCGCTATTCCAGCCACCATTGCCAGCTCCAGCGTGCACATCCCCACTGCCAttcct ctggTCAGACCAGTCACCGTAGTGCCTAGTGTTCCAGGAATCCCCGGCCCCGCCTCGCCACAGCCCGTCCAATCAGAAGCCAAGATG AAGCTGAAGGCAGCACTCAGCCAGCAGATCCCTCAGGTAACCAATGGCGACGCAGTAGACATCCAGAGCAGCTCGGCCAGTGAAACTCCGCCTCCAGCCCCGCCTCCACCTGAGGAACCTCGCCCAAAGTCATTGCAGCAGCCTGCGACATCTACTACTGAAACACCT GTGTCTCCTGCTCCTCCAGCCCAGCACACACCCAGTACAGGAGGCCGACGGCGGAGAACCACCAGCGAGGACCCTGACGAGAAAAGAAGGAAGTTTCTGGAAAGGAACCGAGCTGCGGCGTCTCGCTGCAGACAGAAGAGGAAAGTCTGGGTACAGAGTCTGGAAAAGAAAGCTGAAGACTTGGGCTCTGTGAATGGACAGCTACAG AACGAGGTGACTCTTCTGCGTAATGAGGTGGCTCAGCTCAAGCAGCTCTTACTGGCTCATAAGGACTGTCCTGTGACGCTCATGCAGAAGAAGTCCGGATACCAGC cgcTGGATAAAGAGGACAGCTGTGGTGAGATGTCTGTTTCCAGCAGCCCCCAGAACGAGGCCATCCAGCACAGCTCCATCAGCACATCCAATGGTGTGAGTTCGTCCACAGCGGCCTCCGTCCTCACAGCATCCAGCCCTGCAGCCGGAGCCGCCGCTGACCCCAGCACAGAGGACGAGGATGAGGACGAGCACGGCCAGCCTTCGGGAAGCTGA